One genomic region from Knoellia sp. p5-6-4 encodes:
- a CDS encoding Gfo/Idh/MocA family oxidoreductase: MRIGLAGVGRIGAFHAETLLGLDFVDELVVTDANADAAREVAAALGATFAPDVEALLASRVDGFVIAAATPAHAPLLRQGVEAGVPTFCEKPVASTLAETLNLAKLAASSDVPVHVGFQRRFDRGYQRLAQAVRGGELGFVHSIRAATHDQSPPHAAYIPTSGGIFRDCNVHDFDILRFVTGREVVTVYAAGANKGEPFFGEAGDVDTAAALLTLDDDTLALVSSTRYNGGGHDVRMEAHGSKGAMAVGLDDSLAFRSAEEDVDFPHGPQHWSFMERFLPAYRAELTAFAEVAKGDRPTPCTVEDALQAFRIAEACELSRHEGRPVRLEEIETL, encoded by the coding sequence ATGAGGATCGGGCTCGCAGGTGTGGGACGGATCGGCGCCTTCCACGCCGAGACCCTCCTCGGTCTGGATTTCGTCGACGAGCTGGTGGTGACCGACGCGAACGCCGACGCCGCGCGGGAGGTCGCCGCCGCGCTGGGTGCCACCTTCGCCCCGGACGTCGAGGCCCTGCTGGCGTCGCGGGTCGACGGGTTCGTCATCGCGGCCGCCACCCCGGCCCACGCCCCGCTGCTGCGCCAGGGGGTCGAGGCGGGGGTGCCGACCTTCTGCGAGAAGCCGGTGGCGTCGACCCTCGCCGAGACCCTCAACCTCGCCAAGCTGGCTGCGAGCAGCGACGTGCCGGTGCACGTCGGCTTCCAGCGCCGGTTCGACCGCGGCTACCAGCGCCTCGCGCAGGCCGTGCGGGGCGGGGAGCTCGGCTTCGTGCACTCCATCCGGGCCGCGACCCACGACCAGTCCCCGCCCCACGCCGCCTACATCCCGACCAGCGGTGGCATCTTCCGCGACTGCAACGTGCACGACTTCGACATCCTGCGGTTCGTGACCGGCCGCGAGGTGGTCACGGTCTACGCCGCCGGCGCCAACAAGGGTGAGCCCTTCTTCGGCGAGGCCGGCGACGTCGACACCGCGGCCGCCCTGCTCACCCTCGACGACGACACCCTCGCCCTCGTCTCCTCCACCCGCTACAACGGCGGTGGCCACGACGTGCGCATGGAGGCGCACGGCAGCAAGGGCGCCATGGCGGTCGGCCTCGACGACTCGCTCGCCTTCCGCTCGGCCGAGGAGGACGTCGACTTCCCCCACGGCCCCCAGCACTGGTCGTTCATGGAGCGCTTCCTGCCGGCCTACCGGGCCGAGCTGACCGCGTTCGCCGAGGTCGCCAAGGGCGACCGCCCCACGCCGTGCACCGTCGAGGACGCCCTCCAGGCGTTCCGCATCGCCGAGGCCTGTGAGCTGTCCCGCCACGAGGGGCGCCCCGTGCGCCTGGAGGAGATCGAGACCCTGTGA